GTCGCTTGGAGACTTCGGAGTACTTCTGCGCCCGCCCGGCTTGCGAGCGGACGGTTTTCAAGCGCGCTTCAAGTTCCTCGACGATATCGGCAAGGCGGAGGAGGTTTTGCTGGACCTTTTCGAGGCGGCGGGCCGCTTCTTCGCGTTTTATGCGGAAACGACTCACTCCGGCGGCTTCTTCGAAGATGAGACGGCGTTCTTTGGGCGACGATTGCAGAACGGCGTCGACCTTGCCCTGCTCGATGATGCTATAAGCGCCGTTCGACATGCCGACGTCGGCCAGCAGGTCGCGGATGTCGCGAAGTCGACAAGGCTGCCGGTTGATGAGGTACTCGCCCTCGCCGCTGCGGTAGACGCGGCGGGTGATTTGGATCTCGGCGGCGTCGTGGTCGAAGATGCCGGCGCGATTGTCGAAGATAAGCGACGCTTCGGCGGCGTTGGCCGCGCGGCGGGAACGCGAGCCGCTGAAGATGACGTCGGTCATCTCCTTGCCGCGGAGGGCTTTCACGCTTTGGGCGCCGAGGACCCACTTGATCGAGTCGACGACGTTCGACTTGCCCGAGCCGTTCGGCCCAACGACGACGGTGATGCCGGCCGGGAACTCGAACCTGGTTCGCTCCGCGAAGCTCTTGAAACCGTTGAGTTCGAGGGCGGAAAGCATGGCGTGAAATCGAAGAAGTTTTAACCGCGAATCACGCGACTAGACGCAAATGAAGATTTGGGTGGCGAGGCCGCTGCATGGATGCTTGACTGTTATGCCGGAGAAATCTGGATGGCGTTGCAGTGTTTCATACTTTGCTGTTGATTCGCGTCATTCGCGGTTCCTTCCCGTCGCATCGAAGAAGCTGAATTCCTAGCCGCCGCTCGCGACCAGATGGGCTCCCTCTTTGGAGTCCGACTTCGAATCGCTGCGATCGGGCGTGCGTCCCACTTCCGGCAAGGCGTTTTCGCAGTAGCGGCTGGGCAGGGCGCCGGTTTCTTTGGCCTTGCGCAACATCTGGACCACGTCGGGGTAGTCGCCGCCGAGGTCGATGATAGCGCGAATCACCTCGTCGACGTTCGCCGAGACGATCCGCTGCTCGGTCGGATTGTTCGGCCCGAAGCGGCTGACCGTAATCTTGTCGCCCTTGAGGCCGTTGACCAGGATTCGCGGACCGGCGTCGAGGACGAGCGGCAGTTTGAACTGGTGATCGGGGCCGAACAGTACGATTTCGGGGCGATGGCTGCTGGTGACGTGAATCATCGGCGGGCCGCCGACGTCGAGGCGATGGTATCTGAACTTGCCGTTCAGGCTTTCGCCGCGAACGAGGGGGTCGACGACCGCCATGGTCGAGAGCGCGCGGAAGGCGCCGTATCGGGTTTCGGCGCTCTTCACGCCGAGGAGTTTGGTCAACGCCTCGGACGACGCTCCGTCTTCCATGGCGCCGAGGGCCGAGAAGGCGGCGACGCGGTAGGCGGGCTCGTCGGTGGCGGCCTTGGCAAGCGGCTCGACGGCTTCGGTCACGTCGAGGTAAGCAAGCGCTTCGGCGGCGTAAAAACGGACTTCCGAGTCGCTAGCTAGCGAGCCCTTTTTGAGAATTTCAATCGCTTCGGCGCCGCCGATCGCTTCCAAGCGAAGAGCGGCCGTTTCCGAGGTGACCGGGTCAAGCAGCTGGCCTTCGAGCAGTTTGAGACGATCGAGCCGCTGCTGAGCCGATTCGCGGATGGCAATGCTGCGAACAACGCGCATGTAGCGGCCGATGTTGTCCTTGTAGCGGGGATGAATGATCAGCTCGATGTATTCATCAGTTTGCGGCGTGGCGACGCCCGTGCGACGGCCGTCGACGTACGTGTGGAAGCGATCGCTGACCGCTTTGGCCGTCATTTGGCTGAGCCGGATCGACTGGTGCGAGTGATCGAGGATCAGGCCGAGCTGCCGTGACTTGGTGGCGACGCCGCCGTTCAGCACGCGTCCCTGGACCATCAGGGCGGGGTTGTTCTCGATGTCGGCCGACGGGTCGACCAAGATGGCGCCCTGGCAGACGGCAATGTCGTGGCCGTTGCGGAGCGCGCCGCCGAGAACGGCGACTTCGCTCAGCTGCGTTTCCATCAACCAGCCGCCGCGGAGGCTGGTGGTATCGGTGCGCGACGGCGTGCGGACTTCGATGTCGAAGCGATCGCCTGCTTGAATGCCGGGGCGCAAGTACCCGCGAACGAGCACCAACGCCGTGTTGGGGGAGCTGAGGATCTCGTTGGGATTGGCGATTTCTCGGCGGTTGAGTTCGGCGAGCAATGCGGCGCGTTGCGGCGAGGGGGCGGGGTCTTCGCCAGTGCCGGCGAGGCCGGTAACGAGGGCGACGTTTTCGACTTTCACGAAATTCATGCCGTACGGATGGGCGACGGCGCTGACGAGCTGAGAGCCGTCGAGGGCGCCGTCCTCAATCGTCGAAAGGGCGGCGTCGGGGCTCTGCGGGCGGAAAATCGGGCCCATGCAGCCTGTTGCCAGCGGCGAAACGACGCAGAGGGCCGCTGCCTTCAGCACCGCTCGTCGGGAGATGGACTGGCTGCGGCGATTTTGATTCGACATGGACGTAGCTCCGACAGGTCGCTGCGCGCAGCCTTGCGCGCAGCCCGGTTCCGAGACCGAGAGGCCGCGGAGGGTAGGGACGCTGGCGGATTGGGTCAAGAGCTAGAGGGTCGTAGACCGACAGTGCGCGAGCTAGCGTCTAGCCCCGGGCTCTGCCCGGGGGTCGGCGTGAAGTAGAGGCGACGCACCACCGTATGGTGCGCGACCCCCGGGCGGAGCCCGGGGCTAGGGGAACGTCGCCGCGCTTCTAAGGCGGGTCGTAGCCGCTGCCGCCCCAAGGATGGCACCGACCTATTCGCCGTAGTCCCCGCCAAGCGCCGCGGATGGCGCCATACTTTCGAACGGCTTCGATGAAGTACTGGCTGCAGGTCGGTTCATACCGACAGAGGGGGCCAAGAAAAGGACTGATGCAAAGCTGGTAGCCGCGGACGGCGGCAATCATGAGATAGCTCGGAGCGGCGACGAGATGTTTCCAGAGACGGTGCATGCGGCAGTGCTAGCGAAGCTGGCGGGCCAGTCGCTGGGCAAGCGTGCGGAGCGATTGTTGAATGCGCGGCATTGTCGGTTCGGCGCCGGCGCGCGGCAGCGCGACCAGATCGACTCCGGTAGGTAGTTCGTGCTGAGACAGGCGGAAGGCTTCGCGAAGACAGCGCTTCCAACGATTGCGGACGACGGCGTTGCCAACCTTCCGCGAGACAACCAGCCCGATGCGCGGATGGTCGAGTTCGTTTTCGCAGGCGTAAAGGATGAGCATGCCGTCGCCTTGCGAGCGGCGGCGGGCGAAGACGCGGTCGAACTCCGCTTTCTTCAGAATTCGTCGCGAACGGTGGAAGGAAAAGTCGCTCACTTAGCTGATCGTTTCGTCGCGATTGATCGGCGGCGCCTTGACGGTGTCGACGCCTGCTTGCGAGCCCGAGATCTTAGCGTCCGACGCCGTTGGTTCCGCATCGGTGCTGCGGCGCAGGGGAAGTCGATCAGGGGGAACGGACGGACCGCGGCGGAACTTCCCTTGCTTGCGGACCCAATTCCCGCCTAGGAGGATGACCACCACGAGCAACATTCCGAGCAGGGCGATGCCAAGCAGAGCCATTAGCACGGCTGCGCTCGCGGGGGGCGAGAGTTTCTGCGGCGGCGCCGTCTCAGCAAGAGCTAGGCAACAGCGCGTGGTCACGTTGATTGCTGCGCCGATCACCAGCGAAGCTCCGTGCGCGGGTTGTCGTTGTGGCGCTGGGCGATCTCGACCAGTTGCTGACGTTCTTCGTCGCTGAGATCTTTCGGCATCACAATCTGCAGTTCCGCGAACAGATCGCCGGGCTCGCCGGAACCCGCCTTCACCCCCTGCCCTTTCACACGCAGCTTTTTGCCGCTCGACGTGCCGGGCGGGACGGTGAGCGTGATTGTGCCGTGGGGCGTGGGGACGTCGATCTTGCCGCCGCCGATGGCTTCAGCGAGCGTGATCGGCACGGTGATCTCTAGCCGCTTGCCGTGGCGACGAAACTGCGGATGGGGTGCAATGGCGACGCGGATGAGGATGTCGCCCGGTTCGCCGCCGTTGGCGCCTGGTTCGCCCTGGCCGCGCAGGCGGATTTTTTTGCCGTCTTCGATGCCAGCGGGAATTTTGACGTGGATGGTTTCTTGGCGTCCGTCGCCGCGCTGGACGGCGATCTGCGCTTCGCCGCCGAGGATGGCGCTGGCGAACGGGATCGCGAGTTCGTGTTCGAGGTCGGCGCCTGATTCAGGCACGGGCCGCCGCCGGCCGCCCCCGCCGCCGCCGCGATTGCCGAATTGTTTGAAGAAGTCGCCGAAGCCGCCTCCCCCTGCCCCGCCTCCGCCGCCGAACAGATCCTCGAAGTTGACTTCGTACGAATCTTGCCCGCCGCGACCGCCCCCGCCTGCACCGCCCGGCCAAGGACGCGGATTCGGGCCGCCGGCGCCCATCGACTCATAGGCGCTCCCGTAGCGGTCATACATTTCCCGCTTCTTCGGGTCGTTCAGCACGTCGAACGCGTTTTGAACCTGTTGAAACTTTTCCTTCGCCTTCGGATCATCGGGATGAAGGTCTGGGTGGTTTTCGCGCGCGAGCTTGCGGTACGCCTTCTTGATCTCCTCGGCCGACGCGGCGCGAGCGACTCCAAGCGTTGCGTAGTGATCTTCTGCCATGAATGCGGAGCGTTTGATTTAGAGGCGCGCGGGGGAAGTATTCAGCGGGAGAGCCCCATTTTAGCGGTCGCGCGCGAGCTGGGTAGTGACAGTAGCCAGAGGGCAAATTTGAATCACGACGAAGATTTCGCTTGGATTTAATCTTCAGAGTCGGTTGAACCGGTATTTGCCGAACTGCTAGACGCGCCTCCTAAATGTTGTGGCTCACTCACCTTGAGAGGGAGGGCTGGGGAGGGGGGGATCCTGGTACACGCTGCCGTCACCCCTCCCTAACCCTCCCCCTCAAGGGGAGGGGACCACAGCAATTCAAAAATTAACTCCGTGCTACTTTTTCGTCGGGGTTGGGGCCAACTTGCTGAGTAAGGAAAGGTTGCACGACCACTTACGCCCCTTGTTTCGACTTCTGGCCGGCATTCTTCGCCTTGCCGGCGACGTCGGGCTCCGTGACGCTGGCTGGCGGCGTCGCCAATTTGGGAATCGGCACGCCGCTGCTGGCTGCAAGCAGTTCGCGTTGAGCGCGATGCTCTGGCTCGTCGTGCCAGGCCGCTGCACGAACGTAGGCCCCGTCGGGCATCAGGACGCGTGCCCGGGAATTGTCGCGGAGGTACGTCGGAATGATTTCTTCGCAAACGCGGCGTTTCAATTCAGGCGCTTCGATCGGGAACATCACCTCGACGCGGCGTTCGAAGTTGCGCGGCATCCAGTCGGCGCTGCTGAAGTAGACGTGCTCCTTGCCCGCATCGCCGAAGACCATAATGCGGCTGTGCTCCAAGAAGCGATCGACGATGCTGCGAACGCGAATGTTGTCGGAAATGCCGGCCAGCCCTGGCCGCAGGCAGCAGATGCCGCGGATCACGAGGTCGATCGGCACGCCGGCCTGGCTCGCCTGGTAAAGCGCTTCGATCGTTTCGCCGTCGACCAACGAGTTAAGCTTCGCGAAGATGCGTGCGTTCTTGCCTTCGCGGGCGCGGGCGGCTTGCTCGTCGATCAGTTCGATCGTGCGGCGGTGCAGATCGGTGGGGGCGATCACCAGCTTCTTCCACTCGTGCCCTTGCGAGTAACCAGTGAGGAAGTTGAAAAGCGCCGTGCAATCGTCGGCGACGAGCTTGTTCGACGTGAACAACGCCGTGTCGGTGTAGAGGCGAGCTGTCGACGGGTTGTAGTTGCCCGTGCCAAGGTGACAGTACCGACGGACCTTCGCGCCTTCCTGCCGCACGACCATCGCGAGCTTGCAGTGAGTCTTCAGATCCATGAAGCCGTACACGACGTGGACGCCGGCCCGTTCCATTTGCCGCGACCAGCTGATGTTATTCGCTTCGTCGAAGCGGGCCTTCAATTCGACGAGGGCGGTGACGTGCTTGCCGTTCTCGGCCGCTTGGATGAGCGATTTGACGATCGGGCTGTCGCCGCTGGTGCGGTAGAGCGTTTGCTTGATCGCGAGAACGTGCGGATCTTCAGCGGCGCTCTGGATGAAATCGACCACCGGATCGAAGGAGTCGAACGGGTGGTGAAGCAGCACGTCGCGATCGGCGATTTCGGCGAACAGGTTGTCGCCGCGGCGCATCCCCAGCGGCTGACGCGGGGTGAACGGGGCGTCGCGGAGAGCGTCTTTGCCAGGTAGGCGGGCGAGTTCGTTGAGGGCCGTCATGTCGAGCATGCCATCGACGCGGTAGACCTCGGAGTACTTCTCGCCTTCGACGAAGAAGTTTTCTTGCAACTGCTCTTCGCCGATGAGCGTTTCGAGCAGATCGCGACTCATTTCCTTGTGGACTTCGAGGCGAACGGCTTCGGAATGCTGGCGATCGCGGAGCCGCGACTCAATCGTCCGCAGCATGTCGTCTGACTCTTGCTCGAGCATGTCGACGTCCATGTCGCGCGTGAGCCGGAACGTCGCGTGGTGGGCGCTTTCGTAGCCGCCGAAGAGTTCCGACAGCTTGCAGGCGATGATGTCTTCGAGCAGCACGAGCTTGTTCTCGTGCGGTCCGCCAACGTCGATGAATCGCGGCAGCACCTGCGGCAGTTGGACCACGGCGAAGAGTTCCGCGGGGCCCAGGCCGCTCGTCCGCTGCAAGAGCGCGGCGAGGTAGAGGCCGCGATTGTGGAACCGGGGGCTCGGATGGCTGGGGTCGATCGCCATCGGCGTGAGGATCGGGAACGCCCGCTGGCGGAAGAATTCGTCGACGATCTTCCTCTGGGCTTTGTCGAAGTCGGCTTCTTTGAGCAGCAGAATTTGCTGTTCGGCGAGGGCTGGAAGGATCGCCTTGTTCCAGCAGCGGTATTGTTGCTCGACCAACTCGCGCGTCCGCTGCCAGATGCGCTGGAGTTGCAGCAGCGCGTCGAAGCCGTCGGCCGCGACGTCTTGCGGGGCCACGCCGCCGAACGCTTGTTCGCGCAGGCCGGCGACGCGGACCATGAAGAACTCGTCGAGGTTCGAGCTGAAGATCGAGAGGAACTTCACGCGCTCGAGAAGCGGGTTCGACGGATCCTGAGCCTCTTCCAACACACGAGCGTTGAACTCCAGCCAGCTCAACTCGCGGTTGATGAAGTGCTCGGGCTGGTAGACGACGGGCTCGGACATGGAATGCGACGGTACGGCTGGGGATGCGCGGGGAGAACGCCAGCGCAATTATAGCGTACCGAGGCCCCGCTGCCGGGGCGGGGAAAAAGACTCAAGTTTTGCCGGCGGCAGGTTCAGGACCCCCGGCTTAAAGCCGGGGGCTCGCTTTGGGTTTGCGTGCGTCGTTTTAGGCGAGGGCGTCGAAGACGCGGACTTTCGACCAGTTGGGCGACTGCTCGGCGATGAATTCTTTGTGCCGCGGAGCGACCTGGTATTGGTCGTGGGATTCCTTGCTGTCGAACACGGCGACCAGGGCGACGTCGAAGTCTTGATCGTTCACGGGGCGTTGGTAGGAAGGTTCGCGGGCGCCTGCGCTGTAGTGGACCGTGCCGGGGTGATCGGTGAGGTATTTGTCGCAGGCGGCGATAAACGATTTAACCGACGCTGGCGATTGGTCTTTGAGCGTGAAGAAGACGACGTGGGCGAGGCCGGGGGCGGACATATTTCGATCCTAGTTCGATTGGATGGGAGTCAAGCGACTTACAGCGACTTGAGAGGCCGCGCGGCGGCTACTTAGGAGCTTCGCCTGGGGCGATGCGCTGATTGTCTTTGAAGAACTGCTCGCTGACCGTGCCGTCGGCGGCCCAGCGGCTGAGCTTGCCGTTGAGCTTGCCTTTGGAGAAGGTCGCTTCGCCGACCTTCCGGCCCGATTGGTCGTATTCGGTCATCAGGCCGTCGAGAGCGCCGTCAACGAAGATCGACTCTTGGCGAGGCTTGCCGCTCTCGTAGAAGGTCTTGCGAGCGCCGGCCAGCTGATTCTCGGCAAAGCTTTGTTCGATCTTGGGCGTCTTGCCGTCAGCGAAGTAGCTGGTCCAAGCGCCGTCGCGTTTGCCGGCTTTGTAACCTTTCTTCGACTGCAGCGTACCGTCGGCGCGGAAGACTTCCCACTGGCCGTCGGGAGCGCCCTTCTTGAAGATGACCGTCTTGGCAAGTTGGCCGTTGTCGTGCCAGTAGCTCCAGGGGCCTTCGTGAACGCCGTTGTCGAAATTCCCCTCGGCGAACTTCTGGCCGTTGCGGTAGTACTCGGTGTATTGGCCGTGGTTGACGACTTGATTGTCAGAGAGGATTCGCACCTGGCGGCTGACGCGCGGTTTGCCGTCGTCGTACTTTTCGCTGACGGGGCCTTCTTGCGCGACCGTCGGCTCTGGCGCCGGGGTCGGTTCGTCGAGGTAGATCGGCGCGGCCTGCGGCGCCGCCGCGTCTTGTGCGACCGCGACGTTATCGGCGAGGAGGCGCCCGCCGACGCAGGCGGCCAAGGCGAAGTAGCGAAGCGAACGCAGAAAAGTCATCGAAACTACTCTCCGGAGATCCTGCCCGCCGGGGCAGGTTGGCTTGTGGGGCGAACCTTCAGTATGCCGGTCGACTGCGTCCCAGCCTAGCAATCGTCGCGGACTTGCCGCCGGGGGCAAGTCGCTTTCTGTAGCCGGCGGGTGCGGCTTTGCGGTTTAGGCCGATTCGGGGGCCTTTTTGCCGCTTTCGAAGTACCAGTCGGGGGGCAAAATTGTGTCCTTGCCGACGACGATGATCCCGTCGCGGATGGCGACGCAGTCGCCCGACACGTCGTCGAGCTGGGCGTCGTTAATAATACGGACCCGCTGGCCGATACGGCAATTCTTGTCGACGATGGCGCCTTCGATGACGGCGCCGGCTCCGATGCCCATCGGTGGTTCCTCGGCGAAATCGCTGGCTGCCACGGCTTCCGGCGATTCGTAAAAGTCGGCGCCCATCAAGATCGAGTTGCGAATCGTGACGTCGCGGCCGATGCGGCAGCGTAGGCCGATGACGCTGTTTTCGATGCGGGCGCCCGGCTCGATGATGCAGCCGTCGGAAATCAGGCTGCCGGTGACCATCGCGCCGTCGATCCGCGACGGCGGCAGGAAGCGGGGGCGGGTGTAGATCGGTGCGCTCGCGTCGTTCATGTCGAACGGCGGGTTCGGCTGAGCGAGCTGTAGGTTCGCTTCGTAGAACGAACCGATCGTGCCGATGTCTTCCCAGTAACCGTCGAATAGGTGGACCTGCACGCGGCGGGTGCCGATCGCGTGGGGGAAGACTTCGCGGCCGAAGTCTTGGTGGTTGTCCTGGGCGAGCATCTCGGCCAGCACCTTCGCGCTGAAAACGTAGATACCCATGCTGGCGAGGCAATCGCGGCCGCCGCTGGCGACGCCGCGGCTGTCGATCCAGCCCGGGTCCATGCGGACGGGGGCGATTTGCTCTTCGGTTTTCGGCTTCTCGACGAAGCCTTCGACTTGCCCCGAAGCGTCGACGCGCATGATGCCCATCGCCGCGGCTTCGCTGGCGTGGACAGGCTTTGCGGCGATGGTGATGTCGGCCTTCGAGTCGATGTGCGTTTGGATCATCGCGGCGAGATCCATCCGGTAGAGCTGGTCGCCTGACAGGATTACGACGTAATCGACGCCGAGTTGGGTGAAGTAGCGGAGATGCTTGCGCACCGCGTCGGCGGTCCCTTGGTACCAGCCGGTGCCCTCGGACATCGTCTGTTGGGCGGCCAGGATTTCTACGAAGCCGCCGCTGAAGTTGTCGAAGCGGTAGGTGCCGCGGATGTGGCGGTGGAGACTCACTGAGAGGAATTGGGTGAGAACGTAGATGCGGTTGATGCCGCTGTTGAGGCAGTTGGAAATCGGAATGTCGATAAGGCGGTACTTGCCGGCGAGCGGCACGGCCGGCTTCGACCGGTAGTTCGTTAGCGGCTGCAACCGCGTTCCCTGTCCGCCGCCTAATACGACTGCTACCGCATTCTTCATGATGGATCTTCCAGCTGAGTGGATAAGTATTGTGGAAGCGAGCGTGTGCTATCTCAGTTTTGTGGGAGGCGTCTCCGACGCCGATTACGGCCACCATTCGCGATCGAGCATGTGGCGACAGTTCTGACTGGCTGAGGAGTAGGGCCATTCCTCGGCTGCTTGCACCAACCCGGCCCTTACCGGATTGTGCTCAATGTACAGCGATAGGTCATGTAGTTCAGCCTCGCTCCTGCAGCGGTGGTCTAGGAAACCTTCCTGCCAAAACGTTCCCTCACGCTGACAAAGCTTATTGAGTTCTCGAGCTGTGAACTTGTTGCTGTCGAGCATCAGTTGAGAGAGGTTCTCTCCCGGCATCAAACATAGCGTCATGTGATAGTGATCTGGCATAACGCAGAAGGCGAATAATTTGATTCGATCGCGCGAGCGAAGGTAATTCCAGCTGTCTAGAAGTATTGCGGCGGCCCGCTCGTTCGCGAGTACCGAGCGGCGCTGATCGACGACTTTGGTGATGAAGTAACAAGCGAACGCCTCGGAGATTCTTCCTTGGCGAAGCGATTGAGAATTGCCTTTGATTGGGGCTCGATCGTTCACTTGCGGCCTGAATCGGCGTCGGAGACGCCTCCCACAAAGAAATCGTTGCTCCGCTACTTAACAGCCAGGATAACCAACCGTCCCGGAACGACCTTTTCCTGGGCGATGGTCTTGCCGACAAGTTGCTCGGCGACTTTCGGCTCCGCCTTAGCGGCCGCAAGAATTGTTCCGTTGTCGGCGTCGGCCGCGACGGTGATCTTGCCGCGGACTTTGCCGTTCACCTGCACGGCCAATTCGACGGTCGATTCGGCGATCAGCGACTCATCGAACTTCGGCCATGGTTCGTAGGCGAGCGTCTTGGCGTGGCCGAGCGCGTGCCACAGTTCCTCGGCCATGTGCGGCGCAAACGGCGCCAACAGCAGGATGAAGGGTTCCATGCAAGCCCGCGGGCGGCGTTCTTGCTTCGTGAAGAAGTTGGTGAACTCCATCATCCGGGCAATCGCCGTGTTGAACGAGAGCTTGGCAACGTCTTCGGTGACGGCTTTGATCGTCTTGTGGAGAACGCGGAGTTCGTCGGCGTTCGGGGCGTTGTCGGAGAGGGCAGGGCTGAGCGCCATTTCCTCGGCGCGATCGTCGATGATCATCCGCCACGCGCGGCCGAGGAAGTTGTAGACGCCGTTGACGCCCTCCATGCTCCAAGGCTTCGTCGCTTCGAGCGGGCCCATGAACATCTCGTAGAGCCGTAGCGCGTCGGCGCCATATTCCTTCACGACTTCGTCGGGGTTGATGACGTTGCCGCGGCTCTTGGACATCTTCTCGTTGTTTTCACCGAGAATCATGCCCTGATTCACCAGCTTCTGGAACGGCTCGACCGTGCTGACGACGCCACGATCGTACAGGACTTTATGCCAGAAGCGTGCGTAGAGGAGATGAAGAACCGCATGCTC
This sequence is a window from Lacipirellula parvula. Protein-coding genes within it:
- a CDS encoding REP-associated tyrosine transposase is translated as MNDRAPIKGNSQSLRQGRISEAFACYFITKVVDQRRSVLANERAAAILLDSWNYLRSRDRIKLFAFCVMPDHYHMTLCLMPGENLSQLMLDSNKFTARELNKLCQREGTFWQEGFLDHRCRSEAELHDLSLYIEHNPVRAGLVQAAEEWPYSSASQNCRHMLDREWWP
- a CDS encoding flagellar basal body P-ring protein FlgI — protein: MSNQNRRSQSISRRAVLKAAALCVVSPLATGCMGPIFRPQSPDAALSTIEDGALDGSQLVSAVAHPYGMNFVKVENVALVTGLAGTGEDPAPSPQRAALLAELNRREIANPNEILSSPNTALVLVRGYLRPGIQAGDRFDIEVRTPSRTDTTSLRGGWLMETQLSEVAVLGGALRNGHDIAVCQGAILVDPSADIENNPALMVQGRVLNGGVATKSRQLGLILDHSHQSIRLSQMTAKAVSDRFHTYVDGRRTGVATPQTDEYIELIIHPRYKDNIGRYMRVVRSIAIRESAQQRLDRLKLLEGQLLDPVTSETAALRLEAIGGAEAIEILKKGSLASDSEVRFYAAEALAYLDVTEAVEPLAKAATDEPAYRVAAFSALGAMEDGASSEALTKLLGVKSAETRYGAFRALSTMAVVDPLVRGESLNGKFRYHRLDVGGPPMIHVTSSHRPEIVLFGPDHQFKLPLVLDAGPRILVNGLKGDKITVSRFGPNNPTEQRIVSANVDEVIRAIIDLGGDYPDVVQMLRKAKETGALPSRYCENALPEVGRTPDRSDSKSDSKEGAHLVASGG
- the yidD gene encoding membrane protein insertion efficiency factor YidD, with product MHRLWKHLVAAPSYLMIAAVRGYQLCISPFLGPLCRYEPTCSQYFIEAVRKYGAIRGAWRGLRRIGRCHPWGGSGYDPP
- a CDS encoding Dabb family protein, whose product is MSAPGLAHVVFFTLKDQSPASVKSFIAACDKYLTDHPGTVHYSAGAREPSYQRPVNDQDFDVALVAVFDSKESHDQYQVAPRHKEFIAEQSPNWSKVRVFDALA
- a CDS encoding toxin-antitoxin system YwqK family antitoxin → MTFLRSLRYFALAACVGGRLLADNVAVAQDAAAPQAAPIYLDEPTPAPEPTVAQEGPVSEKYDDGKPRVSRQVRILSDNQVVNHGQYTEYYRNGQKFAEGNFDNGVHEGPWSYWHDNGQLAKTVIFKKGAPDGQWEVFRADGTLQSKKGYKAGKRDGAWTSYFADGKTPKIEQSFAENQLAGARKTFYESGKPRQESIFVDGALDGLMTEYDQSGRKVGEATFSKGKLNGKLSRWAADGTVSEQFFKDNQRIAPGEAPK
- a CDS encoding DnaJ C-terminal domain-containing protein, yielding MAEDHYATLGVARAASAEEIKKAYRKLARENHPDLHPDDPKAKEKFQQVQNAFDVLNDPKKREMYDRYGSAYESMGAGGPNPRPWPGGAGGGGRGGQDSYEVNFEDLFGGGGGAGGGGFGDFFKQFGNRGGGGGGRRRPVPESGADLEHELAIPFASAILGGEAQIAVQRGDGRQETIHVKIPAGIEDGKKIRLRGQGEPGANGGEPGDILIRVAIAPHPQFRRHGKRLEITVPITLAEAIGGGKIDVPTPHGTITLTVPPGTSSGKKLRVKGQGVKAGSGEPGDLFAELQIVMPKDLSDEERQQLVEIAQRHNDNPRTELRW
- the ppk1 gene encoding polyphosphate kinase 1 produces the protein MSEPVVYQPEHFINRELSWLEFNARVLEEAQDPSNPLLERVKFLSIFSSNLDEFFMVRVAGLREQAFGGVAPQDVAADGFDALLQLQRIWQRTRELVEQQYRCWNKAILPALAEQQILLLKEADFDKAQRKIVDEFFRQRAFPILTPMAIDPSHPSPRFHNRGLYLAALLQRTSGLGPAELFAVVQLPQVLPRFIDVGGPHENKLVLLEDIIACKLSELFGGYESAHHATFRLTRDMDVDMLEQESDDMLRTIESRLRDRQHSEAVRLEVHKEMSRDLLETLIGEEQLQENFFVEGEKYSEVYRVDGMLDMTALNELARLPGKDALRDAPFTPRQPLGMRRGDNLFAEIADRDVLLHHPFDSFDPVVDFIQSAAEDPHVLAIKQTLYRTSGDSPIVKSLIQAAENGKHVTALVELKARFDEANNISWSRQMERAGVHVVYGFMDLKTHCKLAMVVRQEGAKVRRYCHLGTGNYNPSTARLYTDTALFTSNKLVADDCTALFNFLTGYSQGHEWKKLVIAPTDLHRRTIELIDEQAARAREGKNARIFAKLNSLVDGETIEALYQASQAGVPIDLVIRGICCLRPGLAGISDNIRVRSIVDRFLEHSRIMVFGDAGKEHVYFSSADWMPRNFERRVEVMFPIEAPELKRRVCEEIIPTYLRDNSRARVLMPDGAYVRAAAWHDEPEHRAQRELLAASSGVPIPKLATPPASVTEPDVAGKAKNAGQKSKQGA
- a CDS encoding glucose-1-phosphate adenylyltransferase, producing the protein MKNAVAVVLGGGQGTRLQPLTNYRSKPAVPLAGKYRLIDIPISNCLNSGINRIYVLTQFLSVSLHRHIRGTYRFDNFSGGFVEILAAQQTMSEGTGWYQGTADAVRKHLRYFTQLGVDYVVILSGDQLYRMDLAAMIQTHIDSKADITIAAKPVHASEAAAMGIMRVDASGQVEGFVEKPKTEEQIAPVRMDPGWIDSRGVASGGRDCLASMGIYVFSAKVLAEMLAQDNHQDFGREVFPHAIGTRRVQVHLFDGYWEDIGTIGSFYEANLQLAQPNPPFDMNDASAPIYTRPRFLPPSRIDGAMVTGSLISDGCIIEPGARIENSVIGLRCRIGRDVTIRNSILMGADFYESPEAVAASDFAEEPPMGIGAGAVIEGAIVDKNCRIGQRVRIINDAQLDDVSGDCVAIRDGIIVVGKDTILPPDWYFESGKKAPESA
- the rnpA gene encoding ribonuclease P protein component yields the protein MSDFSFHRSRRILKKAEFDRVFARRRSQGDGMLILYACENELDHPRIGLVVSRKVGNAVVRNRWKRCLREAFRLSQHELPTGVDLVALPRAGAEPTMPRIQQSLRTLAQRLARQLR